TGAATGTGTACCTGCAAACTTTTTTTTAACTCCCAGGTGCAAGGTTTTTTCTTTACAAATAATATTTTAGTAGAGGACTTGTTCATTTCTGCAGAAATGtctttatgcaaatattttataCATTTCTGAACACCAAAGTTCCCAAGACAATGTGACTGTTCCTAGGCATGTACTGTACACACAGAAAAATATTAGAGTGAAAACACACTGATGGAGCATGGTAAATGAACTGTTTTCAGCATTTTACATAACTATGAGTGAAATATTCATTCAGCTACAGGCACAGGCATGAGAAATAATTTGGTTCTGAGGCATTTTTCGAGTATTtgggaggttttttttttccctgagaAGGCTTGCGACTTTCCTCTTGGACATAGACATTTCCTTTTAAAAGAGCTCTTAAACTGAAGTCCTTTTTTTAAGATGAAAATACCATCATCACCCATAGCATTTcatgaggctaaatataatttaggcaaagttaaaaccaagccaatgcagcggtgttgcctgggatacttgggggggttccagggaggtttgcaggggcattgccatgtgctttggcttgagttgccttttcgcttgcttgcttctttaccctccctccctccctcccatattttggggtaagtatctatactccacacactggtttctctcagtgatgtgttgacgggtgcctgggaggtggactgtggctcggttgccatggtgacctaattgctgctgaggagagtgctgtctcctccattgctacctttacggcacctaccctccaaaatattggcatggtgttttaatattttaatgtGGGTACAGAAAAGAGATGAATGAGTGATAAAGgtgtaaatgatctcatacAATAAAATTTTCATCAATTCAGGAGTGGCCCAGTGATGTGGTGAAGTTGACAGAGAACAAATTTTTGATATTTATCTTTATATTGAATGGATTCATGTTTTACATGCAAAGCCTTACAGCATTTGGATTGATGTCTCTCATATCTCCAGTTACTTTTAGGTATGCAAGATTTTCTTTTAAGTAAACTGTTTGTTGCGTTGATGGTGAATGAACTGAATAATAAAGAAAGGGCTGCAACGACTCCCAGGAGTGTGGTGTGGGTATGTTGGGTCACTGGTGTAagtaatacaatacatacatacttaattgaccactccccttggggcttttcagggccttTTCGGGGCCAaggaaacaatcaacgaaacaacagaaaccAACAACATCCTgttaaggactgtgcctactattgttattgcgcatacgttctgcgcatctctgagatactcggatttcctatcgccaatgcttactaatacagggatatttttgcgtggtttaaaagtagatcttagtaaactcttggtatccaaaaagaaaattgggggtaaccatgcatttttgagagctaattaagcttcaatttgagaaagaacgccatacatattGCTTTcaattgtattttaaagctttttacaaatattattcatgaattatctttgaaaaatgcgtggttacccccaattttctttttggatttcaataacacttgttaagatctacatttcctgcataatcacacaccggggcaaaaatatctttaattagtaggcaccatccttaagaaTCCCATTTGggcagaggcaaaccagttggctatttacgagtgcagctgagaagttgaaccagggactaccaggaacaaattcaacgataagtcagaacgagtcttgaacctgggaactccatatctcaaggcaagcatcctatccactgggctgcactgttactttcaacaatgttggcaATAATAGCGATACATATTTTGATAGCACaagccatcatcatcatcatcatcatgcgGACGCATCCGAGAATGAGTTAACAATGCTTTTTCAAGAGACTCTATCAGCCATCAAATTTGGGAGATCATTTATATCTTGATTGATGTCCCTTGCTATACAGTCAATGTAGTTGAAAGGTCTTCTTCCTCTAGATGTGCGTGGGAACCTCATGCAAATGACGGCAGCGATTATTTGGTCATACAAGTCATACGGGTAGTACAGTAACTATTAGTGGTTaatgcacccccccccccccccaccctcaaAACTTTGTGCAACACCCTTGTAACAAGAAGTAAGTGTGAAAATATAATGGATGCAACATGCAGCACCCATCAATGTTGTGATTTCTTGCACAGTGATCCATATGGTTTGCTGTTGGGTGAGGTAACTAAAGATACAGCAGTTTAAATGTGTCAGTCAAATTATTAAGAAAGAACCATTTTTTCACTCTTTCAGTGTGTCAAACACAGTGAAGAGAGCGGTACTGATTTGGTTGTCAGTATTGGTGTTTGGGAATGAAATAAGCACTCTTGGTGCCATTGGAACTATAATGGTGACCTTTGGAGTCTTCTTCTACCAAAAGGCAAAAAGTCACCAAAAATGGCTCAAAGAAAAGGCTAGACAAGACAAGGAAAACAGTGTTGTTTAGACAGCTTGTTAATAGAAGGCCTTCATTGAAAAAGTTTTAAAGCAATTTTATTGGCTGCTTGAGTCAAGGATTGTTGACAGTGTGACTACAATAATTGATAGCGTGAACTTTGCTGTTGAACTTTGCAAATTCCTTATTCCATGGCGGGAGTTTTTTCTTGAACAAGTGGCACATTCAAGCAAGTTGGCATAATGAATGAAGCAGgaatattttattaaattgatTTTATTGGGTGACAAAGAAGTGAGAGATTAATTTACATGTAGCCAAACAATAACTGAAGAACAGTCAAACTACATTGACTGAAACATATTATTGACATGgtaactggaaaaaaaatgtctttaacATAAATATTGAAATAGCTTTATCACAATGTTTCAGTAGTGTAGCATCTCTCGTACAACATGTTATTGTTTGGTATTTTAagcgtccttttttttttaggtctaagtcattgtttcagtcttttgtttttggctagggaagcaagccaatcacattatacaaTGCAATAAtaagagctgctacatcaccccaaTTTTAAGGAAAACAGAGTTacagtttatttgaaaaaaaaatgctgaattTTTCTTGTtctcaaaaaattaatatagtGGCAAAGTTTCCTCTAGAtccacaaaaaataataatagctGATGTCACAGAATTTATTTTGTGGTCAATAGAATATTTTAAATTGTAGTCTGATTTTTGATTTAATAAAAAGGAAGATAAACAAGATGACAGTGTTTGGATTTCCACTGCGACTTTGCTCTGAAAAAAGTAGTTTGCACAAGCTATTAGCTAAAACCAGGGCTTCTtgtttttaacccattgactcctagaaGTGGGAGTTActagattttgctctgtctaacgccagatgattttactcgtcagtgggggcGGTGCAGGGTGGTTCAGGTGTCAATAGGTTAATTTCAGTTTGAACAAACCCCAAAGTATTTTCCTTTGGGGAATTTTCCACTGTTTTCAGGGTACACTCTTCTCGCACACGAAAACCCCATTTTCAATTGGGAAATGTTCAATTAACCTCCCAAACATATTAaatgttaaaggggctatgtcacccTATTTTATGATGTTTAGAGGAAATCTTTAGATTATCACATTACCGGTAATAAGTTCAAAACTCGAAAATAtaaatgtggaattccttttaattactgataaaattattgttgcaTCACAGACAAGATGATTCGGAGCAAatacgacctttatccaggcgatttgccataaacttgaaaaacgtctggccgacttttttttcaagattacccaaatgcaatcttgtccatgcttctctttcctattgctgtatttcttttatgttgttcaacagttttagcTGGTTATTGCAGTGTTTTAATCTACCTTTTGGGAATTTTGAgtatcatgaaattacatcattttgtgtgaCGCAGCCCCTTTAAATAAGCCATGCACTGTGATGAAATGTCAGTCTAGCACACACAGTAtcctgaaacaaaataaataggGTTCATCTCTATTTTCAAACTGCTTACAGTGTATCAATGATATGAAGATGTAAATTATGAGTGTCCATTAATACAGTGGACAGTTGTTGTTACtaacaataattttatgttAACCTTGAAACTGCATTTATCATCTCTCTCCAAAACACAAGCATGCACAAAGCCTATTACCCTCGGATATCTGATTCAGTCCTTTTTAGTTCAAAGTAAAAGcgaagcaaccatatttaactgaCAAATGTGAGGTCGTCCAGATAAATTTATCCAGTACATAATtcactttattatataaacaccaatgaaataccaagtgagcttttgcGCGAAAACATGATGTCTTCACAAGTGAAGATAACgtgttattttcacatgtgaaaagatcactgttgctatggttacatatgaaaatcgcacCTTTTGTGAAAAGATTTAGTATTTCACTGGTGTTgacaaatatttcactcgttcgctgcctTCACTtgcgaaatatttttcaacacttgaagagaaattttgtatctcggcatggccatgtaatatcctctatctCCAgattataaaaaattaatagacTTCATGTTGAAGGTTGGCCAAGGTTTTGCCTGTACTTACATGACTGTAtagatgtgcttagagtgtAGATATTATTTACAGTTACAGGGgtaaatactgaaatctttacAGAGATTAAAACTGAcagatagtgacttatccactggataaactTAActggcctttgaacaactgaggccagatgTTCTACTGCTGAACCACAAGAAATTAATAGCAGGGTTCTCAATAAACCCGTAGCACCTGTCACGGTTTCACTAGTAAGTGTTAAGTTACGGCTATGAAACCATCTTGATCAGTAGATCATTGAGTCAATCACTTGCTTTGTTGCAGCTGAAGATAGCACAGCAATGGCTGTTCAAAATTCTATTGAGAACCCTAAATGATACTGCTATACTGCCTGGACTAAATTGTGACAAGGTGGTAAATTTGTAGTTCATAGCTATGCATGCTGGCAAAGGCAAATTAGAGTTCCCCTAAAGGGAACTGAACCTATGAACCTCTGATAACTATAATGTAGCAATAATACTACTACAGTCCAGTTCATTTAAGTGGGTTTACTGGTCAATCCACAAGCAATAACAAAGCTTCATTGTTTATCATCCTTCCCTATCTTTCTGGCAAATAAACCCCAAATTGACAAATTTTGGACAAGAGAAACTGCCTGTTTCATCTTTACAGCAGGAAGAGAGAGCCCTTGTTGCAGTTTTTCTGCAAGGGAAACTCTAACCCAAATGCCAACACCTTTTTTCTCAGCTTGCAATTCTGCTTTCAACAGTCTCTTCTGCAGTTTGATGTAAGGTGTGCTCTTTGTTAGGGTTGACAAGGGGCATGTTACTGCCACACCCTGTCGCACCAATTCCTCATTCACACACACTGATGACAACCACCCCTGTAGGAGAGGAAGGTTTGATTGTTACtgaaacacaagaaaatattttttttgtcttgcattcaacacaaattgaaaacatttccAGGTCCTGGTCTCAGACGTTGCTGTAAGGTTATTAATGTGTGGCAAGGGAAAGCTTAAAACACAGCTCCATCATTCAGTACGTCATATTAAGGTTTTCAGATCTCTTCTGAAGAGCAGGACGGTAtgagttgggggggggggggggggggggggcagatcTTTAACCTGGGATCTCTTGATTTCAAGGCAAGCGCACTAACCACTGTGCCAAACTGCCTCCTCTCCACTTCATAgataaatttattgttgtccATCTTGAACTATCAATATTgtgtttctagctttctgattgctTCACTTAATCTCAGTTGCCAGCTCGTATACCACATGACCTAATAATTATGGAAACTGATTCATTCACCAAGTGTTcccaagctggaaactgattccAAGTGTCCAAGCATTCAGAATGAAATGGATatttaataaaaacaaattattattaatttattattattctatttGCAACTAGTTATTTACTATCTCATGTCCAATGTGCGCTCTATAgaataatatttaatttattgttaattACTCAAAAGATCTTTCGgtcagaagaagagaaaaaaccaTAATTTCACAacatttattataattttagaTGGTGGTGCCCCAGAAATTTGAGGTCATGAGgagcaattttaaaatttcttctttctgtaacaaacacttcttttcgaaaaaaatcttcaaacaaatttgaaagCAACCATTATTTCCCCCActttaaatttactttttcataGGAGTGAAGGATCCCTTTGCAATTTTGGGCGGTAATTATTATACTTAAGAGAATAAATAAGATATGACCATGTATGTTggatttctattttttttcatgtttcgaCTGCTCACTTCACTTGCAGTTTTCATGTATatgaaaagaaattatttcatcAATCAAACTGTCACCCCAGTGGCCCCATTAAGCCACTTCACATATCTGGCATTAAAAGTCTTCCtgaataattatcattatttttcagCACAGCTAGATACCTTTTTCTTGTATATAATGCAACTCAGATTACTGTCTTCAGTCACTAGAAAAGGTGTCATGCGGACTTTAACAGACATCAAATTCTCCACGAGCCACTTCTGTCCCCCATCTCGAAATTCAACTCCAAGCACACTTACAGAAAGAAGATCAGGTTGTTGTGAGCTGGCTGTATGTAGAAAATAAAGTAgactaaaataatttattagaacagaacagaacagaggGAAATATTCTGAAATCAAACAAATCTGCACTAGTGAAATTCAACACTGCTTTTTGATGCAAAATCCTGTGAAGTATGGTGTTTAAGTGGTCAGCCATCTGACAAGCAGTGCTTGTAATGCAATACCAATTCACTGACACTGCCAAAGACGTTCTAATGCTGCCAAATTAAAGAAGAAACAAGGCTATTTTCTGACTGTTCCAGCTTATCAACCAGTCTCCAAGGAAAAAAATACCTACCCCAGATCCCCTGAAGCAGAGGAATGTGACGAACACCAAGGGTGTTATCTGGCCTTACTTCGGCTATGTGGCCATACAAGGGAATATTCTTTGTAACAAACTCTGTTGGAACATCAGACACTGCTTTGAACTGCCTGAACTAAATGATAGCACAATAGAAAGAACTATGGTGGATTGTCAGTCAACTGGTACAACAGGTATCAGCTGAGTGACTTCAATGGTACATGCCTGTGCATTGgtccaaggctgctgcctaacaaAATTTTAACGGGGCCcacagagctaaacgctgagaacttaggagcccaacatatgaagtgaaaggtgttgctgtgaaaaattaaggcgcccagagctattctttgggagccccaggctactgggctcctgttaggcaacagccttgtggTCTGCAGTCTAGAGTTATGTAAAAGTCAGACTATGTACCAATGTGATAGTAATAAATGTGCCCGTACTAGAAACAATGCAGTGATTACTAATGGTAACAGGCAGTTGACCTAGATCGCTGAACTAGGTTCTTACACAGTGTCCCACTACTACTCTCGTCTCCGCATGCTGCACATTGTGATATTCATTTAAGACagtgctattgttattgcgcatacgttctgagcatcttgagatacttgggtttcctatcagtgatgcttactaatacagggatattttctatctggagaaagtagatcttagtaagtactcttagcatccaaaaagataataataattaagcttcaattttaggaagaacgccatacatcgctttgtattttaaagctgtttacaaatattattcaataCATgaactatctttgaaaaatgcgtggtaacccccaattttctctttggatttcaataacacttgttaagatctacatttcctgcataatcacaaacccgggaaaaaatacctttgaattagtaggcaccatccttaacatCTGTAACatttaaaggtaaaggtaaagtcactttatttaacgttggtagttccttcagttacgaggctggtatcaatggaagccgacggtgcaccctttacccccctccctctgtcagtgctccgttttaaggggatTTAAAGCTAATTAGCTACacagatcagaggaaagtcgaaacagacatTAAAGTCACcaaggatcgaactggggacctctcactccgaaagccgcgcactagtcatctgagccacgactgctgcTAAAGACCTAGGGAAAGCTAGTTTACAAATTTTCTCATACTTTTTATTCTTGCAATGTAAGGAAAGTAGTTTCGTCTTTTGAGATGTCCATTGTCATTACTGTAACGGTTAATATTATCATCTTTATTACCcggtaataatttttattagacTAAGTGATATTACAAAAACTTTACTTGAGAGGTTTAACACAGTTATGTTCCCAGTGTACCATATTTAACACTTTGAccaagagaaacaaaaaccaGAAAATCAAATAGCATAGATTGAAGTAAATTAATAACATCAGGCATGATACTAGTTGACAGTCGGACCTTAAATAAATGTGCTATTACACTCACCACATAAGTTCTTCTCAGGATGACAAAAATTCCAGCCCCAGCTAAAACCCAGGACAAACTCtgtaagttaaaaattaaatgcTGTCATCCAGAGAGGTGATTGTAACAGGCTTAAGGGCAGTCATTAAGGGCTGCAGGCCGTGGGCCGTGGGCTGCAGGCCAGggttccccccctccccccatctAAACTTTCATACTTTTATACATTTCTATAACAGTGAATATTAATGTCCAATTTCATATTTAATGAGATCCTTTGTATAGTAGTTACTGTCAGTAGTACAATTTTTAGATGAAGAGCCACTACGTGGATACACTGACATTAAACCATTacattcatttatttaaaataatggaaagttTTGCCTGcatttttcagttcaatttattatttattaaaagCAAGGAACCCTAACTTAATGTAGGCCAACAGAAATATTTATCCATGTCTTTTAGACCCTTAAAtgaagcaacaaaaacaaactccTGGATATCACATCAGCCTactttttaaatacaaaatgATAATCTAATAAAAACCACTTCCCCTTTTCCTGAAACAGAATAAATTACTGAATGTGCCACAAATCCTAAAGCATGACTGTACACTCGCTGCTGTTCCAAAAGACCCTATCGGTAGGATTCCTGGAACCTGCAGACAGCTCTTTTAAGGGAAAGCAAAATGTGCTTTGTTAATATTAGAGACAGCATTTGTAACAAGTGGTGGTCTTGTCTGCT
Above is a window of Montipora capricornis isolate CH-2021 chromosome 6, ASM3666992v2, whole genome shotgun sequence DNA encoding:
- the LOC138052167 gene encoding protein C3orf33-like, producing the protein MKQEDEDNCDDILTKVTNYVDKNLRVLRSLSWVLAGAGIFVILRRTYVFRQFKAVSDVPTEFVTKNIPLYGHIAEVRPDNTLGVRHIPLLQGIWASSQQPDLLSVSVLGVEFRDGGQKWLVENLMSVKVRMTPFLVTEDSNLSCIIYKKKGWLSSVCVNEELVRQGVAVTCPLSTLTKSTPYIKLQKRLLKAELQAEKKGVGIWVRVSLAEKLQQGLSLPAVKMKQAVSLVQNLSIWGLFARKIGKDDKQ